A window from Dehalobacter sp. DCA encodes these proteins:
- the guaA gene encoding glutamine-hydrolyzing GMP synthase: MERELVLVLDFGGQYNQLIARRVREAKVYSEMISYKTPVEKIKDMAPKGIIFSGGPASVNQEGAPFIDPAIYELGVPILGICYGMQLMTVQLGGRVERPQAHEYGKTEITIEYNEGVWHELKGARQCWMSHGDSVLELPAGFIRAAFTANTSVAGIYCPEKNFYGVQFHPEVKHTPEGQAMLENFLYRVCSCQGNWTMESFIESQVQEIRKRVGDKKVLCALSGGVDSSVAAVLVHRAIGDQLTCIYVDHGFMRKNESEQVKDTFIGRFHLNLDFVDASERFMAKVKGISEPEEKRKRIGNEFIRLFEDEARKLGQIDFLVQGTLYPDIVESGTETAETIKTHHNVGGLPEDMQFELIEPLRMLFKDEVREVGLELGLPEEIVWRQPFPGPGLAIRIIGEITPEKLDYLREADAIVREEIIKAGLHMEVWQYFAVLPSIRSVGVMGDGRTYGYPIVLRAVTSDDAMTADWAKLPYELLEVISNRIVNEVHGVNRVVYDITSKPPGTIEWE, encoded by the coding sequence ATGGAACGTGAACTGGTGTTGGTTCTTGACTTTGGTGGACAGTATAATCAGCTAATTGCGCGTCGGGTCAGAGAAGCAAAAGTATATTCAGAGATGATTTCATATAAGACCCCTGTAGAGAAGATTAAAGACATGGCCCCGAAAGGAATCATTTTCTCGGGAGGTCCTGCTAGTGTCAATCAGGAGGGCGCGCCTTTCATTGACCCGGCAATCTATGAACTGGGGGTACCGATCCTCGGAATCTGTTATGGCATGCAGCTGATGACCGTACAGCTAGGCGGACGTGTGGAGAGACCGCAAGCCCATGAATATGGGAAAACAGAGATCACGATTGAATATAATGAAGGGGTCTGGCACGAACTCAAAGGTGCTCGTCAGTGTTGGATGAGTCATGGGGACTCAGTGCTGGAACTGCCTGCCGGTTTCATCCGGGCTGCCTTTACCGCCAATACATCGGTTGCGGGAATCTACTGTCCGGAAAAGAACTTTTACGGCGTCCAATTTCATCCCGAAGTCAAACATACCCCGGAAGGACAGGCAATGCTTGAAAACTTTCTATACAGGGTATGCAGCTGCCAGGGCAACTGGACCATGGAATCCTTTATTGAATCCCAGGTACAGGAGATCAGGAAGAGAGTCGGAGATAAAAAGGTCTTATGCGCGTTAAGCGGCGGGGTCGATTCTTCTGTCGCCGCAGTACTTGTTCATAGAGCGATCGGGGATCAGCTAACCTGTATTTATGTCGATCATGGATTTATGCGCAAGAATGAATCGGAGCAGGTCAAGGATACGTTTATTGGAAGGTTTCACCTGAATCTGGATTTCGTCGATGCTTCGGAACGTTTTATGGCTAAGGTGAAAGGAATTTCCGAACCGGAAGAAAAACGCAAACGGATTGGCAATGAATTTATCAGGCTGTTCGAAGATGAAGCCCGTAAGTTAGGCCAGATTGATTTTCTGGTACAGGGTACGCTTTATCCGGATATTGTAGAAAGCGGCACCGAAACAGCTGAAACCATTAAAACGCACCACAATGTTGGCGGGCTGCCTGAAGATATGCAGTTTGAACTGATCGAACCTTTACGGATGCTTTTTAAGGATGAAGTCCGGGAAGTCGGACTGGAACTTGGCTTGCCGGAAGAGATTGTCTGGCGCCAGCCATTCCCAGGCCCGGGGCTTGCAATCCGTATCATCGGCGAAATCACGCCGGAAAAGCTGGATTATTTAAGAGAAGCGGATGCAATTGTCAGGGAAGAGATTATTAAAGCCGGACTCCACATGGAGGTATGGCAATACTTTGCGGTGTTGCCCTCTATCCGCAGTGTCGGCGTGATGGGAGATGGACGCACGTACGGTTATCCCATCGTCTTAAGGGCGGTCACGAGTGACGATGCGATGACGGCCGACTGGGCAAAGCTGCCGTACGAACTGCTCGAAGTCATCTCCAACAGGATCGTCAATGAAGTCCACGGTGTGAACCGCGTGGTTTATGACATTACCTCTAAACCCCCCGGAACGATTGAGTGGGAATAA
- the hpt gene encoding hypoxanthine phosphoribosyltransferase, translated as MERKIAKVLITEEQLKKRVAELGEQITNEYFGKDLLTIGIFKGAVPFFADLIRQIRIPLRYDFMAVSSYGSSNRSSGAVRLLKDLETSVEDKHVLIVEDIVDTGLTLKYLKENLLRRQPLSLKIVTLLDKPERRQVDIQPDYNGFVIPNEFAVGYGLDYDEMYRNLTYIGVLKPEVYEK; from the coding sequence ATGGAAAGAAAGATTGCGAAGGTGCTGATAACCGAGGAACAGCTAAAAAAAAGGGTGGCTGAACTGGGTGAACAGATTACCAACGAATATTTTGGCAAGGATCTTCTGACCATTGGTATTTTTAAAGGGGCTGTGCCTTTTTTTGCAGATTTGATCCGGCAAATCAGAATTCCGTTGAGATATGATTTTATGGCCGTTTCAAGCTATGGGAGCTCCAACCGTTCTTCAGGAGCCGTCAGACTACTGAAGGATCTGGAAACCAGTGTCGAAGACAAACACGTCCTGATTGTTGAGGATATTGTTGATACAGGGCTTACGCTGAAATACTTGAAGGAAAACCTTCTCAGGAGACAACCCTTAAGCCTGAAGATTGTCACGCTTCTGGACAAGCCGGAGCGGAGACAGGTCGATATTCAGCCTGATTACAATGGCTTTGTGATACCAAATGAGTTTGCAGTCGGCTATGGGCTTGATTATGACGAAATGTACAGGAACCTCACGTATATTGGCGTTTTGAAGCCCGAGGTTTATGAGAAATAA
- a CDS encoding YmaF family protein — MVQTAKSPPNHNHGSSTHTSCDYGHSHQCLDISGIAIPTGDSHVHHSENFVLYEHGHTHYYKAVSSASIPLKNGWHAHNWDFYTTVDNGHRHQISGVDMAAPGI, encoded by the coding sequence ATGGTGCAGACTGCGAAAAGCCCGCCAAACCATAATCATGGAAGTTCAACGCATACATCCTGCGATTACGGGCATTCTCATCAATGCTTGGATATTTCGGGAATAGCTATTCCAACTGGTGATAGTCATGTTCATCATTCAGAAAATTTCGTTTTGTATGAGCATGGACATACGCATTACTACAAAGCTGTTTCGAGCGCTTCAATTCCGCTGAAGAATGGATGGCATGCGCATAATTGGGATTTCTACACGACCGTAGACAACGGCCACCGACATCAAATTTCCGGTGTGGATATGGCGGCTCCCGGCATTTGA
- the groL gene encoding chaperonin GroEL (60 kDa chaperone family; promotes refolding of misfolded polypeptides especially under stressful conditions; forms two stacked rings of heptamers to form a barrel-shaped 14mer; ends can be capped by GroES; misfolded proteins enter the barrel where they are refolded when GroES binds) gives MAKQIIFNEDARHAMERGVNKLAEAVRVTLGPKGRNVVLDKKFGSPLITNDGVTIARDIDLEDPFENMGAQLVKEVATKTNDVAGDGTTTATVLAQAIIREGLKNVAAGANPMEIKRGIEKAVEAIVADVKANAKTVESKEAIAQVASISASDTTIGSLIAEAMEKVGKDGVITVEEAKGMTTELEVVEGMQFDRGYVSAYMITDTDKMEAILNDPFILITDKKISAIADILPVLEKVVQAGRPLLIIAEDLEGEAMATLIVNKLRGTFTAVGVKAPGFGDRRKAMLEDIAVLTGGQVITEDLGLKLENTSLDMLGRCRQVKITKEETTIVDGNGDQQAISARVESIKKMIEETTSDYDKEKLQERLAKLAGGVAVIQVGAATETEMKEKKLRIEDALAATRAAVEEGIVAGGGTTYLDAIAALDNVDVSGDQKTGVAIIRKALEEPVRQIANNAGLEGSVVVEKVRNSSRGVGFNAMTEVYEDMIAAGIVDPAKVTRSALQHAASISAMLLTTECLVCDLPEKENSAAAMGGMGGMGGMGGMM, from the coding sequence GTGGCTAAACAAATCATTTTTAACGAAGATGCCCGCCATGCCATGGAGCGTGGTGTCAATAAGCTTGCGGAAGCTGTCCGCGTTACATTGGGACCCAAAGGCCGCAATGTTGTTTTGGATAAAAAATTTGGTTCTCCGTTAATCACCAATGATGGTGTGACGATCGCCAGAGATATTGATCTGGAAGACCCGTTTGAAAATATGGGAGCACAGCTTGTTAAAGAAGTTGCTACCAAGACGAACGATGTAGCCGGTGACGGCACGACCACAGCGACCGTTCTGGCTCAGGCCATTATTCGTGAAGGTCTGAAGAACGTTGCTGCCGGCGCCAATCCGATGGAAATCAAACGCGGTATTGAAAAAGCTGTAGAAGCGATTGTTGCTGACGTTAAAGCAAATGCCAAGACTGTAGAAAGCAAAGAAGCCATAGCTCAGGTTGCTTCGATTTCCGCTTCCGATACAACGATCGGCAGTCTGATTGCCGAGGCTATGGAAAAGGTCGGCAAAGACGGTGTTATCACTGTTGAAGAAGCCAAAGGCATGACCACTGAACTGGAAGTTGTTGAAGGAATGCAGTTTGACCGCGGGTATGTTTCCGCCTATATGATCACCGATACCGATAAAATGGAAGCTATCTTAAACGATCCGTTCATTCTGATCACCGACAAGAAGATCAGTGCGATTGCAGATATCCTTCCTGTTCTGGAAAAAGTAGTTCAGGCTGGCAGACCGCTCCTGATCATCGCTGAAGATCTGGAAGGCGAAGCTATGGCTACCCTGATTGTTAATAAACTCCGCGGAACCTTTACGGCCGTAGGCGTTAAGGCTCCCGGTTTTGGAGACCGCCGCAAAGCGATGCTCGAAGACATTGCTGTTCTGACCGGCGGACAGGTCATCACTGAAGACCTCGGCCTCAAACTGGAAAATACTTCGCTGGATATGCTCGGACGCTGTCGTCAGGTCAAAATAACCAAGGAAGAAACGACCATCGTTGATGGCAACGGCGACCAACAGGCTATCAGTGCCCGTGTTGAATCCATCAAGAAAATGATTGAAGAAACAACCTCCGACTATGACAAAGAAAAACTCCAGGAACGTCTGGCTAAACTGGCCGGCGGCGTTGCTGTCATCCAGGTTGGAGCGGCTACCGAAACTGAAATGAAAGAAAAGAAACTGCGCATTGAGGACGCTCTGGCAGCTACTCGCGCCGCAGTCGAAGAAGGCATTGTTGCCGGCGGCGGCACAACTTATCTGGATGCAATTGCTGCACTTGATAACGTTGACGTATCCGGCGATCAGAAAACCGGAGTGGCTATTATCCGTAAAGCACTGGAAGAGCCTGTCAGACAGATTGCTAATAATGCTGGTCTCGAAGGTTCCGTCGTTGTGGAAAAAGTCCGTAACAGCTCTAGAGGCGTAGGCTTCAACGCGATGACTGAAGTTTATGAGGATATGATTGCAGCCGGTATCGTTGACCCGGCGAAAGTAACCCGTTCGGCTCTGCAGCACGCAGCTTCGATCTCCGCTATGCTCTTAACCACAGAGTGCCTCGTCTGCGACCTGCCTGAGAAAGAAAATTCGGCAGCTGCCATGGGCGGCATGGGTGGTATGGGCGGCATGGGCGGTATGATGTAG
- the groES gene encoding co-chaperone GroES produces the protein MKLKPLADRVIIKAVPSEERTKSGIIMPDTAKEKPQEGEVIAVGPGKVEKGERIPMEVNVGDRVIYSKYAGTEVKYDGNEYLILREADIQAVIG, from the coding sequence ATGAAACTCAAACCGTTGGCTGACAGGGTAATTATTAAAGCGGTTCCGTCTGAGGAAAGAACTAAGAGCGGGATCATTATGCCCGACACCGCAAAAGAAAAGCCTCAGGAAGGCGAAGTGATTGCCGTAGGTCCTGGGAAAGTTGAAAAAGGTGAAAGAATCCCAATGGAAGTTAACGTCGGCGACCGCGTGATTTATTCTAAATATGCCGGCACGGAAGTTAAATATGACGGAAACGAATATTTGATTTTAAGAGAAGCCGATATTCAGGCAGTCATTGGTTAA
- a CDS encoding P-II family nitrogen regulator, whose protein sequence is MKKIEAVIRSNKLDQVEKALSNLGISGITVSQVLGWGRQKGNITEVYRGTEVSVRLLPKVKLEIIVNNTESESVQEIIRENALTGKLGDGVIWVTAVEDFRRIRTGENFLD, encoded by the coding sequence ATGAAAAAGATTGAGGCAGTAATTCGCAGCAATAAACTTGACCAAGTGGAAAAGGCGCTCAGTAATTTGGGAATCAGCGGGATTACCGTATCTCAGGTACTTGGCTGGGGAAGGCAGAAAGGGAATATCACCGAGGTTTACCGCGGAACGGAAGTATCCGTCCGGCTGCTGCCCAAAGTCAAACTCGAAATTATTGTCAATAATACGGAAAGTGAAAGCGTTCAGGAAATCATCAGGGAGAATGCCCTAACCGGTAAACTTGGCGACGGCGTCATCTGGGTGACCGCTGTTGAGGACTTCCGCCGGATCCGTACCGGAGAAAATTTTCTTGATTAA